The Halomicrobium zhouii region GCGAAACTTTCCAAGAACCAGATCGATATCTCTCCCCTCTGACCCCCCCGTTGAACGAACGCACGAGCACGTCCTCGTGTACGTCGGCAATCGCACCCGGAAGCGCGGACTGCTTAAGATGGCGGCGATACTGCGCGGCCTTCGCGAGCGGGGATTCGACGTCTGCCTCTGGATCCTCGGTCCGCCGGGTCCTGATCGAGACGAACGCGCCTTCCGCCAGTACGTCGACGCCTACGGCCTCACCGAAGACGTGCAGTCGTTTGGATGGATCGACTACGAAGACATCTTCGGGTATCTCGACGCCGCCGACGTCGGCCTCGCGCTGCTAGACCCTGAAGACAGCGAAGGTTTGATCCCGACGAAACTGTTCGAGTACATGTACGTGAACGTTCCCGTCGTCGCCTCCGATATAGAGGGCACCCAACGCTACCTTCCCGACGACTGCGGAGTACGGGTGCAGTTCGACGACGAGCAACAACAAATCGAAGCGGTGGCCGAACTCCTCGAAGCCGATCCTGCTGACGAATCACGAACGGGTACGAACGGGCGGCAACGCGTTCAAGCAAGGTTCAGTTGGGAAGCCGAAGAAGAGCGACTACTCCAGTTATATGAATCAATTGCCTAAGCGTCTCGCCGTTCGCATCATCTCGAGTGAGATTACACTATTTAACAGCGGGCGTATTGATAACCTCGTAGGCCCTATTTGCGCCACACATTTAATCATAGATTATCCATTTTTATACCGAGAACTATCCATCCTTATAGATGATTTTCCCGTGAGCGCGGCAGTGTTCAGATTAGGATTGAAAGGTGAGGCGCGGCAATTTCGAAGTGTTCATGCCCGAAACCACCGGCCTCACTGGATTATCGGCCGGATCGACTTGGACTTTGTGGAGCGAGAAGCAACACCGGAGCTGTTGATGAAGCTCAGTATTCAGCTACATTTGGCAGGATATCACTTTCGAATACTGTTTCGTTTCTTGATGTATTCGGTGTTGATCGCGCACGTTCAACCGTTCATAACTGGGTTCACAAAACCGATCTACAGCCAGCGGAGGGTCAGAGTACGGATCTCGTCGCGGTTGATGAGACGGTGATCCGACTCAACGACGAACAGTATTGGCTATATGTTGCGGTCGACCCCAATACGAATGAATTACTCCATACGAAGCTCGAACCGACGAGAACGAACGTTATCGCGTACACGTTCTTCGCCGAACTTCACGAGGGACACGATGTCGAAGAGGCGACGTTCCTTGTTGATGGAGCGTCACCACTCCAAAATGCGTGCGCTCGACAGGGCCTCGATTTTAGATACGAACGCAGTGGAGATCGGAACAGTGTCGAACGTGTCTTCCAAGAGATAAAACGACGAACGTCATCTTTCTCGAACTGTTTCAGTCACGCCGCCGCAACAACCGCCGACGAGTGGCTCCGAGCGTTCGCCTTCGCATGGAACCGGCTTATTTGAACACCGCCGACGGCGTTGATGAAATTTATGCCATCGATCCGAGCTGCGAGCGACTCACTTGCCATCTCGAACGACGAATACCGAAGTGAGTCGACTGAAAGAACGTAGACGTTCGGCTGACTTGCCATCAATACTCACGAACTATGCCCAGGGCTTTATTTTGTCTGGATTGGTTAACTACCACGGGGTGGCGAGTAGTTTCGGAAGCAACGTGCTGCCACCATTCGTACTACCGCTCAGTTTCGGCACCTGCTCAGATACTGTGTCGACCGAATCTTGCTTTCGTGGCCTTTCTCTGTAATCAGTTCAGCGCTATGCGGGGGATTAATCGGCCTCTTGACACCTTCAATCCCACGTTAGGCATTCTAGGCTGTCTACTTGCCACCGGAATCTGATGAATTGATCTACTGCATCACACCGCGCACAGTCCCCAGGAGAAAACCGGTACCGAACGAAGCGTGGATTACGATCAGTGCTGCCACGACGCCTGGGAGAAGCGTCATTGTATCGTTCCGCTGTTGGAGCGTCTTCACACCTGTGCACCAGAGTAGCAATAAATAGGCGAACACTCCGACGGCAAACACAGGTATCAGAACTGCAGTCATACTCAACCCAATTCCACCTGCTAGTACGAGGCCTAAGAGTAACAGTTCCGGTGGCAGCGGGTAGTCCCCGAACGTTCGATGAACGTTCGCCTTCCAAATCCCATTTCCGTAGTACTGTCTCGAGAGCGCCATGTAGCTAGACCTTGGCGAGTAGTATGCCTTGATCGAAGGGTTTTGGTAAATTTTATATCCAGCGTCCCGAACGCGCCTGTTGTACTCGTAGTCTTGGGCCCGAGGCAGCTCCTCGTCTAGTAGGCCGACGTCCTCAACCACACGACGCCGATACGCTCCGAAGTTGACTGTCTCGACGTACCCTTCCACAGGTTCGAACCGTTGACTGCTGGAACCGATTGGTGTCGACAACGAGGCCGCAATAGCCCGCTCTGTGTATGTGTCCCCAACTGGCGCCATTCGCCCGCCGACAACGCCGGCGTCAGGGGCTATGTCCGTGAAAGTCTCGTCCAGATGATGGAAGAACTCGGAGTTGATGCGGCTGTGGCCGCTGAGCATTACAATAACGTCGTTGCTGCTCTCCCGAAAGCCGAGATTCAGCCCCGATGGGGTAGTGCGATCCGGGTTTTCGAGTAACTGGATGGACTCGTGTTCGGCAGCGTACTCGGTGACAATCTCTGGGGTTCGATCTTCGCTCATACCGTCGACGACTAGGATTTCGAGTTGGGGATGAGCGAGGCCAGTCTGTAGTACGGAATCGAGACACTGGGATATCGTGTCTTCTTCCTTGTAGACTGGGACGACCACCGAGTAAGTGATCGACGAGCCATTCTGGCTCTGTGACATACCCCGAAGGACTCGCCGGAGGCTAATCAACGCAACTATTCCCCGTAGCTCTCTCAAAGAGGCAGCTACCCACTCCGGCGCGATCGTGTGTTCTGACAGCCTCGTCTGGGGCGTATCCCGACCGAAGCGCGGTAGCCGTCTCAGACCTGTTCCTGAATCCGTTTGGATGCCTGAAAGCAACGAGTTGGGTACACAGTCCGCGGCTGCTGTCGTCTGGTCAGACGCATCCGCCGAATGACACCCTACTGACTGGTCCGAGTACTGTCGATATCTCTGAATCGATGGAAGGTTACTTCACACCTGAACGACGAAGGCCACTCAGAGAGAATGGTAGATCACGTTCCGTTTACAGATATCCACATGGATCAAGAGACCGTCGACGACGTGGCTGACGTCCTGGAGAGCGGACGTTACGTGAAAGGGCCCGTCCTAGAGCAGTTCGAGAGTGAGTTTGCGGCGGCCTCCGAGGTCGACCACGCAGTCGGCGTCTCGAACGGGACTGCCGCGCTTTTACTTGCGATGAAAGCGATCGGGGTCGGATCGGGCGACGAAGTGCTCGCGCCGGCACACACCTATTTCGCTACTGTTTCACCCGTTCTCGAACTCGGTGCGACGCCTCGCTTCGTCGACATCGATCCCGACCGGTACACGATGGACCCGGCCCTGCTGCGAGAGGCGATCCAGGCAGCGGAGGACCCCGCTACAATCGTCGTCACGCACATGCACGGACAGCCGGCCGATATGGATCCCATCACCGACGTCGCAGCCGAGTACGACCTTCCCGTCGTGGAAGACGCCGCGCAGGCCCACCTCGCGGAGTACGACGGTGAGATGGTCGGTAGTATCGGTGACGTCGGGTGCTTCTCGTTCTATCCGACGAAGAACATGACCGTCGGCGGCGACGGCGGCATGATCACCACTGACGACCCGGCGATCGCAGACGAGGCGCGTGCGCTCCGGAACCACGGCCGGAACGAGAAGGGCGAGCACGTCGTCCTCGGACTCAACTACCGGCTCGACGAGATCAAGGCCGCGGTCGGGCGCCACCAGCTCGACGCGCTGCCGGACTGGTCGGCAGGACGTCAGCGGGCCGCTTCAGCGTACGACGAGCGATTGATGGACGTCGACTGGGTCGTCACACCGACGACGTACGGGAACGCCGAGCACGTTTATCATCACTATCCCGTCCAGGTCCCAGCCGACAAACGGTCGGCGTTCCGCGCCCATCTGGACGATTACGGCGTCGACACTGGTATTCACTACGAACGGGCAGTCCACGAGCAGCCTGCCGTCCGCGACCGCGTCGGTTTGGTTGACGTACCCGTTGCCGAAGAGTATTGTCGCCGGACCGTCTCGCTGCCGATGCATCCGCGGCTCTCGACGGAGGAAATCGATCACGTAGTCGACGCGATCGAATCGTTCGAGGTGGACGCGTGACGACACACGCAGTAATCGGGACCGGGTACTGGGGATCGAACCACGTCCGCGTGGCGTCGGAACTCGAGGAGGCCGGTGTCCTCGACGACGTCGTCCTGTGCGACATTGACGAGACGAGAGTGCGGGACCTCGCGGCAGATTACGGGTTGGAATCCGTCACTGACTACGCCCAGCTCGAAGAACTCGGGGTCGATACGGCCGTGATCGCGACGCCGTCGACGACCCACAGAGAGATCGCTACCACGCTTCTGGAATCCGGTATCGATTGCCTCGTCGAGAAGCCCCTCGCCCTGTCGAGCGACGACGCGTGGGACATCGTCAATACCGCTTCAGAGAACGGCCGGACCCTCGGCGTCGGGCACATCTTCAGGTACCATCCGGCACTCCGAGAGCTCGAACGCCGGATCGGCCGCGGTGAACTCGGACAGATCAAGTACCTGACGACCACCCGATCGACCTTCCGGGCGCCGAGAGCGACGACCGGCGCGCTGTACTCACTCGCCGTCCACGACGTCGACATCTACAACATGTTGCTCGAGGGGACGCCCGACCACCTCTTCTGCCGGCTCGACCGGCACGTCAGGGACGACATCAACGAAACGGCTACGCTCGT contains the following coding sequences:
- a CDS encoding glycosyltransferase family 4 protein, with product MPFNSTPVAHISTVHQVGDPRIFHKEAHSLAEAGYDVSYFVHTDANEWRDEIRIQSLGTADTRIERWRSIPRLYRMAVGHEADVYHFHDPELIPVGLALSLRTDAAVVYDAHENYGRKILSRDWIPRPIRSPLARAFPTIQNAVARRFDAVVAATEWIAESFQESGLERVVTVRNFPRTRSISLPSDPPVERTHEHVLVYVGNRTRKRGLLKMAAILRGLRERGFDVCLWILGPPGPDRDERAFRQYVDAYGLTEDVQSFGWIDYEDIFGYLDAADVGLALLDPEDSEGLIPTKLFEYMYVNVPVVASDIEGTQRYLPDDCGVRVQFDDEQQQIEAVAELLEADPADESRTGTNGRQRVQARFSWEAEEERLLQLYESIA
- a CDS encoding glycosyltransferase family 2 protein, whose amino-acid sequence is MSQSQNGSSITYSVVVPVYKEEDTISQCLDSVLQTGLAHPQLEILVVDGMSEDRTPEIVTEYAAEHESIQLLENPDRTTPSGLNLGFRESSNDVIVMLSGHSRINSEFFHHLDETFTDIAPDAGVVGGRMAPVGDTYTERAIAASLSTPIGSSSQRFEPVEGYVETVNFGAYRRRVVEDVGLLDEELPRAQDYEYNRRVRDAGYKIYQNPSIKAYYSPRSSYMALSRQYYGNGIWKANVHRTFGDYPLPPELLLLGLVLAGGIGLSMTAVLIPVFAVGVFAYLLLLWCTGVKTLQQRNDTMTLLPGVVAALIVIHASFGTGFLLGTVRGVMQ
- a CDS encoding DegT/DnrJ/EryC1/StrS family aminotransferase gives rise to the protein MDQETVDDVADVLESGRYVKGPVLEQFESEFAAASEVDHAVGVSNGTAALLLAMKAIGVGSGDEVLAPAHTYFATVSPVLELGATPRFVDIDPDRYTMDPALLREAIQAAEDPATIVVTHMHGQPADMDPITDVAAEYDLPVVEDAAQAHLAEYDGEMVGSIGDVGCFSFYPTKNMTVGGDGGMITTDDPAIADEARALRNHGRNEKGEHVVLGLNYRLDEIKAAVGRHQLDALPDWSAGRQRAASAYDERLMDVDWVVTPTTYGNAEHVYHHYPVQVPADKRSAFRAHLDDYGVDTGIHYERAVHEQPAVRDRVGLVDVPVAEEYCRRTVSLPMHPRLSTEEIDHVVDAIESFEVDA
- a CDS encoding Gfo/Idh/MocA family protein; the protein is MTTHAVIGTGYWGSNHVRVASELEEAGVLDDVVLCDIDETRVRDLAADYGLESVTDYAQLEELGVDTAVIATPSTTHREIATTLLESGIDCLVEKPLALSSDDAWDIVNTASENGRTLGVGHIFRYHPALRELERRIGRGELGQIKYLTTTRSTFRAPRATTGALYSLAVHDVDIYNMLLEGTPDHLFCRLDRHVRDDINETATLVLGYGDVTGVINESWQIPVFGKRRDLVVVGSERTAHLDYLADTELTIHDASVVREGDALRAQDEGSTTYEVNGYEPLKQEIEDFLTASHEGLDPLANGEIGAKTVELLERAEESAERNETIEL